A genomic segment from Castor canadensis chromosome 1, mCasCan1.hap1v2, whole genome shotgun sequence encodes:
- the LOC141420837 gene encoding LOW QUALITY PROTEIN: olfactory receptor 5J3-like (The sequence of the model RefSeq protein was modified relative to this genomic sequence to represent the inferred CDS: substituted 1 base at 1 genomic stop codon), producing MAEENFTVVTEFILLGLTEHTDLKVVLFVLFLVIYTVTLGGNLGMILLIQITPKLHTPMYFFLSCLSLVDACYSSVIAPKMLTNFLVERATISFSGCIVQHLFFGVLITTEVFLLSVMAYDCYVAIVNPLLYNSAISKRKCVVLVIGSCVGGMINSLTHTVSLGRLSFCGPNIVGHFFCDVPPLLKLSCSDTSMNEXLLLIFSGVIAIATFLIVTISYIFIAVAILRIRSASGRQKAFSTCASHLTPVTIFCGTLSFNYIQPSSQYSAEQEKVVSVFYRLVIPMLNPMIYSLRNKEVKNAAKRALEMKHFFMLISSH from the coding sequence ATGGCTGAAGAAAATTTTACAGTTGTTACCGAGTTTATTCTTTTGGGATTGACAGAACATACTGATCTGAAGGTTGTGCTCTTTGTGTTATTCCTAGTGATTTACACAGTTACCTTGGGAGGGAATCTGGGCATGATTCTCTTAATCCAAATCACCCCAAAGCttcacacacccatgtactttttcctcagctGCCTTTCACTTGTGGATGCCTGCTATTCATCAGTCATTGCACCAAAAATGCTGACCAACTTCTTGGTGGAAAGAGCAACCATCTCCTTCTCTGGCTGCATAGTACagcatttgttttttggggtGCTCATTACCACAGAAGTCTTCTTGCTCTCAGTGATGGCTTATGACTGTTATGTGGCCATTGTCAATCCTTTGCTTTACAATTCAGCCATATCTAAGAGAAAGTGTGTAGTGCTAGTCATTGGGTCATGCGTAGGTGGAATGATTAACTCACTGACACACACAGTAAGTTTGGGGAGACTGTCCTTTTGTGGGCCTAATATTGTGGGTCATTTCTTCTGTGATGTTCCACCATTGCTAAAATTATCTTGTTCTGATACCTCCATGAATGAGTAGTTGCTTTTAATCTTCTCTGGAGTCATTGCCATAGCCACTTTCTTGATTGTAACTATTTCCTACATATTCATTGCTGTTGCAATTTTGAGAATCCGCTCTGCTTCAGGCAGACAGaaggccttctccacctgtgcctcTCATCTGACTCCAGTGACCATATTCTGTGGTACATTAAGTTTTAATTACATTCAGCCAAGCTCCCAGTATTCTGCAGAGCAAGAGAAAGTGGTTTCTGTGTTCTATAGACTAGTGATTCCCATGTTAAACCCTATGATTTACAGTCTCAGGAATAAAGAGGTAAAAAATGCTGCAAAAAGGGCCttagaaatgaaacatttttttatgttaatttcaAGTCATTAG